Proteins from a genomic interval of Candidatus Eisenbacteria bacterium:
- the coaE gene encoding dephospho-CoA kinase (Dephospho-CoA kinase (CoaE) performs the final step in coenzyme A biosynthesis.) → MTNGPLIGLTGGIGSGKSTVATILADLGAHVIDADKIGHEVYLPGTEGWERVVGAFGRGIVAPDGTIDRKQLGARVFADPAALRRLNALVHPLIGEEIRRRIAAARANADGRPIVVEAAIMLEAGWRFFDRIWVVVVERDTAVVRCTASRALTREDVERRIDAQMSNAERRQAADLVIDNNGSLAELRAQVEKAWHALRA, encoded by the coding sequence ATGACGAACGGCCCGCTGATCGGGCTCACCGGTGGAATCGGGTCGGGCAAGAGCACCGTGGCGACCATCCTCGCCGACCTCGGCGCGCACGTGATCGACGCCGACAAGATCGGGCACGAGGTCTATCTGCCCGGCACCGAAGGCTGGGAGCGCGTCGTCGGAGCCTTCGGGCGCGGGATCGTCGCACCCGACGGCACCATCGACCGCAAGCAGCTCGGGGCGCGCGTCTTCGCCGATCCGGCGGCGCTCCGACGCCTCAACGCGCTCGTCCATCCGCTGATCGGCGAGGAGATCCGGCGGCGCATCGCGGCGGCCCGGGCGAATGCCGACGGCCGTCCGATCGTGGTCGAGGCCGCGATCATGCTGGAGGCCGGGTGGCGCTTCTTCGACCGGATCTGGGTGGTCGTGGTCGAGCGCGACACGGCCGTCGTGCGCTGCACGGCGTCGCGCGCGCTCACCCGCGAGGACGTCGAGCGGCGGATCGACGCCCAGATGTCGAACGCGGAGCGCCGTCAGGCCGCCGACCTCGTCATCGACAACAACGGATCGCTCGCCGAGCTGCGGGCGCAGGTGGAGAAGGCATGGCACGCATTGCGGGCGTGA
- a CDS encoding YetF domain-containing protein: protein MWVPEVSVLERVARGAIGYLFLLVAFRISGKRQVGQLTPFDLVVLLIISNVLQNAMIGPDNSVTGGVIGALTIFVMNGALAWLTFKSRRLERLIEGEATRLVHDGKIDEAAMRKELVTHAELRAALREAGIPHVTEARFAMLESTGRITAGAMHTT, encoded by the coding sequence ATGTGGGTTCCCGAAGTCTCGGTGCTCGAGCGTGTCGCGCGCGGCGCCATCGGCTACCTCTTCCTGTTGGTCGCGTTCCGGATCTCCGGCAAGCGCCAGGTGGGCCAGCTGACGCCGTTCGACCTCGTCGTGCTCCTGATCATCAGCAACGTGCTCCAGAACGCCATGATCGGCCCGGACAATTCGGTGACCGGCGGCGTCATCGGCGCGCTCACGATCTTCGTCATGAACGGCGCGCTCGCCTGGCTCACGTTCAAGAGCCGTCGCTTGGAGCGCCTGATCGAAGGCGAGGCGACGCGCCTCGTCCACGACGGGAAGATCGACGAGGCCGCGATGCGCAAGGAGCTCGTGACCCACGCCGAGCTTCGCGCCGCGCTACGCGAAGCGGGCATTCCGCACGTCACCGAGGCGCGCTTCGCGATGCTCGAGAGCACGGGGCGGATCACGGCCGGCGCGATGCACACGACATGA
- a CDS encoding alpha/beta family hydrolase produces MSVDRVALPDGTVLPVRVVAPPRATPPRGTLVLAHGAGADMDHPALVRLQGLLATAGLVAVTFNFPYRARGRPSAPDRMPVLVAAYTAVIDAVRAGAPRPFAIGGRSLGGRVASHVAAAGTAVDGLVFLAFPLHPPGKPGTSRAAHLAKIVPPMLFVQGTRDTFAQWDLLEGVLSHLPAATLHAIPDADHGFHVPKRTGRTDAQVLADVAEVIGRWVTHTR; encoded by the coding sequence ATGAGCGTCGATCGCGTCGCGTTGCCGGACGGGACGGTGCTGCCCGTTCGCGTCGTCGCGCCGCCCCGGGCGACGCCGCCGCGCGGCACGCTCGTCCTCGCGCATGGCGCCGGCGCCGACATGGATCATCCGGCGCTGGTACGCTTGCAGGGCCTCCTCGCGACGGCAGGGCTCGTCGCCGTGACGTTCAACTTTCCGTACCGCGCGCGCGGCCGGCCGAGCGCGCCGGACCGGATGCCCGTTCTGGTCGCGGCGTACACGGCCGTGATCGACGCCGTCCGCGCCGGCGCGCCGCGCCCGTTTGCGATCGGCGGGCGCTCGCTGGGTGGCCGCGTCGCCTCCCACGTCGCCGCCGCCGGCACGGCCGTCGACGGGCTCGTCTTCCTGGCGTTTCCGCTACACCCGCCGGGCAAACCCGGCACGAGCCGCGCGGCCCACCTGGCGAAGATCGTTCCGCCCATGCTCTTCGTGCAGGGCACCCGCGACACCTTCGCGCAATGGGATCTCCTCGAAGGCGTGCTCTCGCACCTCCCGGCCGCCACCCTGCACGCGATCCCTGACGCCGACCACGGCTTCCACGTCCCCAAGCGCACCGGCCGCACCGATGCCCAGGTGCTGGCGGACGTCGCCGAGGTCATCGGGCGCTGGGTGACGCACACGCGCTGA